A segment of the Verrucomicrobiia bacterium genome:
TAATGCAGGCCGCCGCAGAAGGCGGCCGGGGAGATGACCATGAAAGTCCATCAGTCCTGTGCCGCTCCGAACCTCGTGATCCGCGTGGGAAATTCTCTGCATTGCGTCCGTCGGTGGTTCTACGCCATTCCTCTTGTAATCCTGATTGCCAATGCCCCGCACCTGGATTATCTTTCCTTCGGCGGCTTCGGCGACGGCACTGTCCGCGCGACAGCCATGGCCATCGTGCTGTCCGGCCTGCTGCTGCGGTTTTGGACCAGCGGCTCGACCGCCAGGACCGTCACGAAAAAAGACGGTGTGCATTTCCGTTTTTGTGACAGCGGGATTTATTCGGTCCTCCGGAACCCGTACTTCACGGCGGATTTTCTCATCGTCCTGGGCTTGTCCATGCTGCTCATGCTTCCGCCGCTCATCCTGATTTCGCTTGGAACGTTTCTCGCGCTTTCGCTGCCCATACTCTGGGCGCGTGAGTCCGCGCTCCACATGCTCTATCCCGAAGCCTACGAAGAATACCGCGCGAAGGTGGGCAATGTGTTTCCTTCCTTTGTCCGGTTCAAATCGTCCGGCACGCGCTTTCGCTGGCGCGCGGCCATGGAAAAAGAAGGCAACATCCTGGGCGCGGCGGGGCTGCTCGTCATTTTCATGGAACAGTTCCGGCGCGTGACGCTCAGCGGGGACATGAACCCGCTGTGGGCGGTGGCCGCGCTCGCCTTTTTGTTTTTTTGCCTCGTCCTCGGCGCCTTTGACCGCACCGAACTCGCGGACTAACATCCCTTTTCCCCTCCGAGAAAGCTGCGGCATGCTTTACGCACTCGGGCATTCGACCCGTCCGATCGACGCTTTTATTGCCATCCTCAAAGCGCACGGCATCCGCTGCCTGGCGGACATCCGCACGGTCCCCAAGTCGCGGCATAACCCGCAGTACAACGGGGATGCGCTGAAGCGCAGCCTGCGAAAAGAAAAAATCCGGTACGTGCACCTGAAAGACCTGGGCGGGCTTCGGAAGGCGCGGCCGGATTCGGTGAACAAGGGCTGGCAAAACGCGAGTTTCCGCGGCTACGCGGATTACATGCAGACGCCCGAATTCGAAAAGGGCGTGAAAAAACTCCTGGGCCTCGCGGAAAAAAAGACCGTGGCGTTCATGTGCGCCGAAGGCAACCCGTTCCGCTGCCACCGTTCGCTTCTGGCTGACGCGCTTCTCGCGCGGGGCATCGAAGTCACGCAGATTTCCAGCCGCAAGCCCGGCCGCCTGCACAGGAAAACGCCCTTTGCCCGCATCCGCGGCCGCAAAGTCACGTATCCTGCCCCAAAGCCCGCCCGCGCCTGAAAGGCTTTCAAGCGTTTCCCTGATTTGTCCCTCGGCGCCTGTGCCTAAAATAAGCTCGAGCAAGTCCCTTTAAAAAACGAAGCCAATCATTCGAGGTCTGTCATGAGGAACGAAACCACGATCGAGTCTGCAAGGCGCGCTTTACGGAAGGTCAAGCCGTCGACGCGCCGCAACATTTTCATCGGCCTTGTCGTCGCCGTCGTCGCCGCGCGAAAATGGC
Coding sequences within it:
- a CDS encoding DUF488 domain-containing protein; translation: MLYALGHSTRPIDAFIAILKAHGIRCLADIRTVPKSRHNPQYNGDALKRSLRKEKIRYVHLKDLGGLRKARPDSVNKGWQNASFRGYADYMQTPEFEKGVKKLLGLAEKKTVAFMCAEGNPFRCHRSLLADALLARGIEVTQISSRKPGRLHRKTPFARIRGRKVTYPAPKPARA